A portion of the Streptomyces sp. YPW6 genome contains these proteins:
- a CDS encoding plasmid stabilization protein has translation MPAGSNRKRERQYEHIRESQEERGASKSRAKEIAARTVNKQRARSGESRTASRTSTRDRKSAYERGGEHSHKGAQGPTKDQLYAEARKKNIDGRSSMNKEQLCKALGR, from the coding sequence ATGCCGGCCGGATCGAACCGGAAGCGTGAACGGCAGTACGAACACATCAGGGAGAGCCAGGAGGAGCGGGGCGCGTCGAAGAGCCGTGCGAAGGAGATCGCGGCCCGGACCGTCAACAAGCAGCGCGCCCGGTCCGGCGAGTCGCGAACGGCGAGCAGGACGTCGACGCGGGACAGGAAGTCCGCCTACGAGCGCGGCGGCGAGCACTCCCACAAGGGGGCGCAGGGTCCCACGAAGGACCAGCTCTACGCCGAGGCGAGGAAGAAGAACATCGACGGGCGTTCCTCCATGAACAAGGAACAGCTCTGCAAGGCCCTCGGACGCTGA
- a CDS encoding HemK2/MTQ2 family protein methyltransferase, with protein MRLPGVYRPQTDTLLLALAMRREGIGPGTDLLDLCTGTGALALHAARLGARVTAVDISRRAVASARLNTVLARLPVTVRRGDLLRALPGRTFDALVSNPPYVPAPDPAVPRHGPGRSWDAGPDGRAVLDRICDDAFAALRPGGLLLLVQSGLSRPEETIGRLSAAGLDVSVTDRVTIPFGPVTRRRVTWLRDRGLLRDRLEREELVVIRGRKG; from the coding sequence CTGCGGCTTCCGGGGGTGTACCGTCCGCAGACCGACACGCTGCTGCTGGCCCTCGCCATGCGCCGCGAGGGGATCGGTCCGGGTACGGATCTGCTGGACCTGTGCACCGGGACCGGCGCGCTGGCCCTGCACGCCGCCCGGCTCGGCGCCCGCGTCACCGCCGTGGACATCAGCCGCCGGGCCGTGGCGTCCGCACGGCTGAACACCGTGCTCGCCCGGCTGCCCGTCACCGTACGCAGGGGAGACCTGCTCCGGGCCCTGCCGGGCCGTACCTTCGACGCTCTCGTCAGCAACCCCCCGTACGTCCCGGCCCCCGACCCGGCCGTGCCGCGCCACGGGCCCGGACGCTCCTGGGACGCGGGCCCCGACGGCCGGGCCGTCCTCGACCGCATCTGCGACGACGCCTTCGCCGCGCTGCGCCCCGGCGGTCTCCTCCTGCTGGTCCAGTCGGGGCTGAGCCGTCCGGAGGAGACGATCGGCCGGCTGTCCGCGGCCGGACTCGACGTCTCCGTGACCGACCGGGTGACGATCCCGTTCGGGCCGGTCACCCGGCGCCGGGTGACCTGGCTGCGGGACCGGGGACTGCTGCGGGACCGGCTGGAACGCGAGGAACTGGTGGTGATCCGTGGCCGGAAGGGATGA
- a CDS encoding GAF and ANTAR domain-containing protein, with amino-acid sequence MTEDGVLAPGPPDLVSLLLDTDTLDDFLHALARSALLMSPTADGCGVTLERENRPLTVASAGVSAPPLDEAQYGQDDGPCLEALREGHEVSVGDMREEGRWNGYPAFAVASGTRSSLSLPIAAHSHTAGALNLYSPKENGFADVDLGGLRALAAQATGAVALAQRLSDTRTFTADLEAALQSRAVIDQAAGIVMNQRRCGAEEALRTLRTASQHRNVKLRDLCAQLVGSVSGAPPAGGPGLRPRP; translated from the coding sequence ATGACCGAAGACGGAGTGCTCGCACCGGGGCCGCCCGACCTCGTCTCCCTCCTGCTGGATACGGACACGCTGGACGACTTCCTCCACGCGCTGGCCCGAAGCGCCCTGCTCATGTCGCCGACGGCGGACGGCTGCGGGGTGACGCTGGAGCGGGAGAACCGCCCCCTCACGGTGGCCAGCGCGGGTGTCAGCGCACCGCCGCTGGACGAGGCCCAGTACGGACAGGACGACGGCCCCTGCCTGGAGGCGCTGCGCGAGGGGCACGAGGTCAGCGTGGGCGACATGCGCGAGGAGGGCCGGTGGAACGGCTACCCCGCCTTCGCCGTCGCCTCCGGGACCCGGTCGTCACTGTCGCTGCCGATCGCGGCGCACTCCCACACCGCGGGCGCCCTGAACCTCTACTCGCCCAAGGAGAACGGCTTCGCGGACGTCGATCTGGGCGGGCTGCGCGCCCTGGCCGCCCAGGCGACGGGGGCCGTCGCGCTCGCCCAGCGGCTCTCGGACACCCGGACCTTCACCGCCGACCTGGAGGCCGCCCTCCAGTCACGCGCCGTGATCGACCAGGCGGCCGGGATCGTCATGAACCAGCGCCGCTGCGGTGCGGAGGAGGCGCTCCGCACCCTGCGCACCGCCTCGCAGCATCGCAACGTGAAACTCCGCGACCTCTGCGCCCAGTTGGTCGGCAGCGTCTCCGGCGCCCCTCCCGCCGGCGGCCCCGGCCTGCGCCCCCGGCCCTGA
- a CDS encoding PadR family transcriptional regulator → MALDHAILVSLLERPGSGYELARRFERSIGHFWTATHQQIYRVLGRMVADGLLLVREVEQQGRPDKKEYSVTATGRAALTAWLHKPIQPESLRHDLAVKIRGAAFDDPAALIDEVERHRQVHRDRLAHYLAGELRDFTGPDAPAPQDAGQELQHVVLRGGIAYERMTIAWLDDVLATLHRLAAAGPGA, encoded by the coding sequence ATGGCCCTCGACCACGCGATCCTCGTCTCCCTGCTGGAGCGGCCCGGCTCCGGCTACGAGCTGGCCCGGCGGTTCGAGCGGTCCATCGGCCACTTCTGGACCGCCACCCACCAGCAGATCTACCGCGTCCTGGGCCGCATGGTGGCCGACGGCCTCCTCCTGGTCCGGGAGGTGGAGCAGCAGGGCCGGCCGGACAAGAAGGAGTACTCCGTCACCGCGACCGGCCGCGCCGCCCTCACCGCGTGGCTGCACAAGCCGATCCAGCCGGAGAGCCTGCGGCACGATCTCGCCGTGAAGATCCGGGGCGCGGCCTTCGACGACCCGGCCGCCCTGATCGACGAGGTGGAGCGGCACCGCCAGGTGCACCGCGACCGGCTCGCGCACTACCTCGCCGGGGAGCTGCGCGACTTCACCGGGCCCGACGCCCCCGCGCCGCAGGACGCGGGCCAGGAACTCCAGCACGTCGTGCTGCGGGGCGGCATCGCGTACGAGCGCATGACGATCGCCTGGCTCGACGACGTCCTCGCCACGCTCCACCGGCTCGCCGCGGCGGGCCCCGGCGCCTGA
- a CDS encoding ATP-dependent Clp protease ATP-binding subunit: protein MSMAFGSPLGPSDPFSDLLNRFFGMTPASSPPAMQRVPIGRLLTESSHELLGRATSKAAEDGTADLDTEHLLWAATQVEPSRGLLTRAGVDPDALAAQLEQVLPRESAEPSAEPGLTPAAKRTLTDAYARSQAAGVSYIGPEHILGALVDDADSGAGRFLGSDDLDVGKLRGAADRAAGPDGASGGAKQPATTLDEFGRDLTEEAKAGKLDPVVGRAEEIEQTIEILSRRSKNNPVLIGEPGVGKTAIVEGLAQSIVAGDVPDTLKDKRVVSLDLSGMVAGAQYRGQFEERLKKVIEDVQKAEGEIILFIDELHTVVGAGATGEGSMDAGNMLKPALARGELHVVGATTIDEYRKHIEKDAALERRFQPVLVPEPTVEETVQILEGLRDAYEAHHRVRFADGALTAAAGLSDRYISDRFLPDKAIDLMDQAGARVRLRSANRSTEVVSREDRLAKLRREKDEAVAGEEFEKASELKRRIAEVEGELAGIEERREGVVSVTSSDIADIVSRRTGIPVSQLTAGEKEKLLKLEEEMHARIVGQDEAVTAVSEAVRRNRAGMGDPNRPVGSFLFLGPTGVGKTELAKTLAELLFGQDDRMIRFDMSEFQEKHTVARLVGAPPGYVGYDEAGQLTEKVRRNPYSVVLFDEVEKAHPDVFNTLLQILDDGRLTDGQGRTVDFRHCVVIMTSNVGAHRILAHEGDAAELKDELMEELRGRFLPEFLNRIDDIIVFHSLTEDDLSEIVDHLLDRSKHRVHAQDLTLEVTEAAKKLLVAHGYQPEFGARPLRRTIQTELDNRVASLLLGGEADPGDTIIADVVDDSLHCTIRKGDGAGRTPGAAEAAAAAGAPDGKE from the coding sequence ATGTCGATGGCGTTCGGTTCACCCCTCGGTCCGTCCGACCCGTTCAGCGATCTGCTGAACCGGTTCTTCGGTATGACGCCCGCCTCCTCGCCCCCCGCGATGCAGCGCGTCCCGATCGGGCGGCTGCTGACGGAGTCCTCCCACGAACTGCTGGGCCGGGCGACGAGCAAGGCCGCCGAGGACGGCACCGCGGACCTCGACACCGAGCACCTGCTGTGGGCGGCGACCCAGGTCGAACCCTCCCGGGGGCTGCTGACCCGGGCGGGGGTCGACCCCGACGCCCTCGCCGCGCAGCTCGAACAGGTGCTGCCCCGGGAGTCCGCCGAGCCGTCCGCCGAGCCCGGACTCACCCCGGCGGCGAAGCGGACCCTCACCGACGCCTACGCCCGCTCGCAGGCGGCCGGGGTGTCCTACATCGGGCCCGAGCACATCCTCGGCGCGCTCGTCGACGACGCGGACTCCGGCGCCGGGCGGTTCCTGGGGTCGGACGACCTCGACGTCGGGAAGCTGCGCGGCGCGGCGGACCGGGCGGCGGGCCCGGACGGGGCCTCCGGCGGGGCCAAGCAGCCCGCGACGACCCTGGACGAGTTCGGGCGCGACCTGACCGAGGAGGCGAAGGCGGGGAAGCTCGACCCCGTCGTCGGGCGGGCCGAGGAGATCGAGCAGACCATCGAGATCCTCTCGCGGCGCTCCAAGAACAACCCCGTCCTCATCGGCGAGCCCGGCGTGGGCAAGACCGCCATCGTGGAGGGCCTGGCCCAGAGCATCGTCGCGGGCGATGTCCCCGACACCCTCAAGGACAAGCGGGTCGTCTCCCTGGACCTGTCCGGCATGGTCGCCGGAGCCCAGTACCGGGGCCAGTTCGAGGAGCGGCTGAAGAAGGTCATCGAGGACGTGCAGAAGGCCGAGGGGGAGATCATCCTCTTCATCGACGAACTCCACACGGTCGTCGGCGCCGGGGCCACGGGCGAGGGCTCGATGGACGCGGGGAACATGCTCAAGCCCGCTCTCGCCCGCGGCGAACTGCACGTCGTCGGCGCGACGACGATCGACGAGTACCGCAAGCACATCGAGAAGGACGCCGCCCTGGAGCGCCGCTTCCAGCCCGTCCTGGTCCCGGAACCCACCGTCGAAGAGACCGTACAGATCCTCGAAGGGCTGCGGGACGCCTACGAGGCCCACCACCGGGTCCGCTTCGCCGACGGAGCCCTGACGGCGGCGGCCGGACTGTCCGACCGCTACATCAGCGACCGCTTCCTGCCCGACAAGGCGATCGACCTGATGGACCAGGCGGGGGCCCGGGTCCGGCTGCGCAGCGCGAACCGCTCCACCGAGGTCGTCAGCCGTGAGGACCGCCTCGCCAAGCTGCGGCGCGAGAAGGACGAGGCCGTCGCCGGCGAGGAGTTCGAGAAGGCCTCCGAGCTGAAACGGCGGATCGCCGAGGTGGAGGGCGAGCTGGCGGGGATCGAGGAGCGCCGCGAGGGCGTCGTCTCGGTCACCTCCTCCGACATCGCCGACATCGTCTCCCGCCGCACCGGCATCCCCGTCTCCCAGCTCACCGCCGGAGAGAAGGAGAAGCTCCTCAAGCTGGAGGAGGAGATGCACGCCCGGATCGTCGGCCAGGACGAAGCCGTCACCGCGGTCTCCGAGGCCGTACGCCGCAACCGCGCCGGCATGGGCGACCCGAACCGGCCCGTCGGCTCGTTCCTCTTCCTCGGCCCCACCGGCGTCGGCAAGACGGAGCTGGCCAAGACCCTCGCCGAGCTGCTGTTCGGCCAGGACGACCGCATGATCCGCTTCGACATGAGCGAGTTCCAGGAGAAGCACACGGTCGCCCGGCTCGTCGGAGCCCCTCCCGGATACGTCGGTTACGACGAGGCGGGCCAGCTCACCGAGAAGGTGCGGCGCAACCCGTACAGCGTCGTGCTGTTCGACGAGGTCGAGAAGGCGCACCCCGACGTCTTCAACACGCTGCTCCAGATCCTCGACGACGGCCGCCTCACCGACGGTCAGGGCCGCACCGTCGACTTCCGGCACTGCGTGGTCATCATGACGTCCAACGTCGGCGCCCACCGCATCCTCGCCCACGAGGGCGACGCCGCCGAACTCAAGGACGAGCTGATGGAGGAGCTGCGCGGCCGGTTCCTTCCCGAGTTCCTCAACCGCATCGACGACATCATCGTCTTCCACAGCCTCACCGAGGACGACCTGTCCGAGATCGTCGACCACCTCCTGGACCGCAGCAAACACCGCGTCCACGCCCAGGACCTGACCCTGGAGGTCACCGAGGCCGCCAAGAAGCTCCTGGTCGCCCACGGCTACCAGCCGGAGTTCGGCGCTCGCCCGTTGCGCCGCACGATCCAGACGGAGCTGGACAACCGCGTCGCCTCCCTGCTGCTCGGCGGCGAAGCCGACCCCGGGGACACGATCATCGCCGACGTGGTCGACGACTCCCTGCACTGCACCATCCGTAAGGGCGACGGCGCCGGGCGGACTCCCGGCGCCGCCGAGGCCGCCGCGGCGGCCGGCGCCCCCGACGGCAAGGAGTGA
- a CDS encoding DUF5709 domain-containing protein → MPADARGDDVYQPQDDDGSMPPNDELDLENTLDERDLDDQLDEGYSPPERPLGVDKFGTTGAEKRRGESLDQRIAQEVDDVEPPVGDGIGDLTEGEGEPREGSTVEPRAGRLSGAADAAGRENDVFAEDVGIDGGAASAEEAAVHLTDEADTARRPDS, encoded by the coding sequence ATGCCCGCAGACGCACGTGGCGACGATGTGTACCAGCCGCAGGACGACGACGGTTCGATGCCGCCGAACGATGAGCTCGACCTGGAGAACACGCTCGACGAACGGGACCTGGACGACCAGCTGGACGAGGGCTACAGCCCTCCCGAACGCCCCCTGGGTGTCGACAAGTTCGGCACGACGGGGGCGGAGAAGCGCCGCGGCGAATCGCTGGACCAGCGGATCGCCCAGGAGGTGGACGATGTGGAGCCCCCCGTCGGCGACGGCATCGGCGATCTCACCGAGGGCGAGGGGGAGCCCCGGGAAGGGTCCACCGTCGAGCCCCGGGCGGGCCGGCTCAGCGGCGCGGCGGACGCGGCCGGACGGGAGAACGACGTCTTCGCCGAGGACGTAGGCATCGACGGCGGCGCCGCGTCGGCCGAGGAAGCGGCCGTCCACCTCACCGACGAGGCGGACACCGCCCGGCGCCCCGACAGCTGA
- a CDS encoding iron-containing redox enzyme family protein: MTTQATTPRENPAAPPALPAARGPLSGSALAVLAGGGARLPAADAVRRADPYGDDLQLLLYVLYELHYRGFAGVDERLEWDPALLGVRSAGEDVFLDALRRDAGSGGQDVAGAVDALQLEPVGDDGHSVSHHLRREGELWQLREYAAVRSLYHLKEADPHLWVVPRLQGRAKAAMTAVEFDEFGAGRAEDIHARLFAGLMADLGLDARYGRYLDAAPAQALATVNMMSLFGLHRRLRGALVGHFAAVEITSSPGSRRLADALRRAGAGPAAQRFYDEHVEADAVHEQVVRHEVIGGLLEDEPGLAADVVLGIEATGHLEDALGDHLLAAWRDGRSALRTPLTH, translated from the coding sequence GTGACGACCCAGGCCACCACCCCCCGTGAGAACCCGGCGGCGCCCCCCGCGCTCCCTGCGGCACGCGGACCCCTGAGCGGGAGCGCCCTCGCCGTGCTGGCGGGCGGCGGGGCCCGCCTGCCCGCCGCCGACGCCGTCCGCCGCGCCGACCCGTACGGGGACGATCTCCAGCTCCTCCTGTACGTCCTCTACGAGCTGCACTACCGGGGGTTCGCCGGGGTGGACGAGCGGCTGGAATGGGACCCCGCCCTGCTCGGCGTGCGGTCGGCGGGCGAGGACGTCTTCCTGGACGCGCTGCGCCGCGACGCCGGCTCGGGCGGGCAGGACGTCGCCGGGGCGGTGGACGCGCTCCAGCTGGAACCCGTGGGGGACGACGGCCACAGCGTCAGCCACCACCTCCGGCGCGAGGGCGAGCTGTGGCAGCTGCGCGAGTACGCCGCCGTGCGCTCCCTGTACCACCTCAAGGAGGCCGATCCGCATCTGTGGGTGGTGCCCCGGCTCCAGGGCCGGGCGAAGGCGGCGATGACCGCCGTGGAGTTCGACGAGTTCGGCGCGGGCAGGGCGGAGGACATCCACGCCCGGCTGTTCGCCGGCCTGATGGCCGACCTCGGCCTCGACGCCCGGTACGGCCGTTACCTGGACGCGGCGCCCGCCCAGGCCCTGGCCACCGTCAACATGATGTCCCTCTTCGGCCTGCACCGCCGGTTGCGCGGGGCCCTGGTCGGTCACTTCGCCGCCGTCGAGATCACCTCGTCCCCCGGGTCGAGGCGGCTGGCCGACGCCCTGCGCCGGGCCGGTGCGGGCCCTGCGGCCCAGCGGTTCTACGACGAGCACGTGGAGGCCGACGCGGTCCACGAGCAGGTGGTGCGCCACGAGGTGATCGGCGGCCTGCTGGAGGACGAGCCCGGCCTGGCGGCCGATGTGGTCCTGGGCATCGAGGCGACCGGACACCTGGAGGACGCGCTGGGCGACCACCTGCTGGCGGCGTGGCGCGACGGCCGATCGGCCCTGCGCACACCGCTGACGCACTGA
- a CDS encoding acyl-CoA dehydrogenase family protein — translation MAESASLLFNPHTYDPAHFDPETRRLLRATVDWFEARGKRRLIEDYRSRAWLGDFLDFAAREDLFATFLTPASAANKDGRRWDTARIAALNEIFGFYGLDYWYAWQVTILGLGPVWQSDNAEARTRAADLLSRGEVFAFGLSEKAHGADIYSTDMLLTPDGEGGFRASGSKYYIGNGNAAGLVSVFGRRTDVEGPDGYVFFAADSRHEAYRLVKNVVDSSKYVSEFRLADYPVGPADILHTGRAAFDAALNTVNVGKFNLCTASIGICEHAMYEAVTHASNRILYGRPVTAFPHVRRELTDAYVRLVGMKLFSDRAVDYFRSAGPDDRRYLLFNPMTKMKVTTEGEKVIDLMWDVIAAKGFEKDNYFAQAAVEIRGLPKLEGTVHVNLALILKFMRNHLLNPVDRPAVPTRLDAADDTFLFQQGPARGLGSVRFHDWRPAFDAYAEVPNVARFREQANALCTFVETAAPDEEQSRDLDLLLAVGQLFALVVHGQLILEQARLTGLDEALLDELFAVLVRDFSAHAVELHGKDSATEAQQNWALAAVRRPVVDAARSARIWEQVEALSGAYEMGQ, via the coding sequence ATGGCCGAGTCCGCGTCGCTCCTGTTCAACCCGCACACCTACGACCCCGCGCACTTCGACCCGGAGACGCGCAGGCTGCTCCGCGCCACCGTCGACTGGTTCGAGGCGCGCGGCAAGCGCCGGCTCATCGAGGACTACCGCTCCCGCGCCTGGCTCGGCGACTTCCTCGACTTCGCCGCGCGCGAGGACCTGTTCGCCACCTTCCTCACCCCCGCCTCCGCCGCGAACAAGGACGGCCGGCGCTGGGACACCGCCCGGATCGCCGCCCTCAACGAGATCTTCGGCTTCTACGGCCTCGACTACTGGTACGCCTGGCAGGTGACCATCCTCGGTCTCGGCCCGGTCTGGCAGAGCGACAACGCCGAGGCCCGTACCCGGGCGGCCGACCTCCTCTCCCGGGGCGAGGTGTTCGCCTTCGGCCTCTCCGAGAAGGCCCACGGCGCCGACATCTACTCCACCGACATGCTGCTGACGCCGGACGGCGAGGGCGGCTTCCGGGCCTCCGGCTCCAAGTACTACATCGGCAACGGCAACGCCGCCGGTCTCGTCTCCGTCTTCGGCCGCCGCACCGACGTCGAGGGCCCCGACGGCTACGTCTTCTTCGCCGCCGACAGCCGCCACGAGGCGTACCGGCTCGTGAAGAACGTCGTCGACTCCTCCAAGTACGTCAGCGAGTTCCGCCTCGCCGACTACCCGGTCGGGCCGGCCGACATCCTGCACACCGGCCGCGCCGCCTTCGACGCCGCGCTCAACACCGTCAACGTCGGCAAGTTCAACCTCTGCACCGCCTCCATCGGCATCTGCGAGCACGCGATGTACGAGGCCGTCACGCACGCGAGCAACCGCATCCTCTACGGCCGCCCCGTCACGGCCTTCCCGCACGTGCGCCGTGAGCTGACCGACGCCTACGTCCGGCTCGTCGGGATGAAGCTGTTCAGCGACCGCGCCGTCGACTACTTCCGCTCCGCCGGGCCCGACGACCGCCGCTACCTGCTCTTCAACCCGATGACGAAGATGAAGGTGACCACCGAGGGCGAGAAGGTCATCGACCTCATGTGGGACGTCATCGCCGCCAAGGGCTTCGAGAAGGACAACTACTTCGCCCAGGCCGCCGTCGAGATCCGGGGCCTGCCGAAGCTGGAGGGCACGGTCCACGTGAACCTCGCGCTGATCCTGAAGTTCATGCGCAACCACCTCCTGAACCCCGTCGACCGCCCGGCCGTCCCGACCCGCCTCGACGCCGCCGACGACACGTTCCTCTTCCAGCAGGGCCCGGCGCGCGGCCTCGGCTCCGTACGCTTCCACGACTGGCGCCCCGCGTTCGACGCGTACGCCGAGGTGCCGAACGTCGCCCGCTTCCGCGAGCAGGCGAACGCCCTGTGCACGTTCGTCGAGACGGCGGCCCCCGACGAGGAGCAGAGCCGTGACCTCGATCTCCTCCTCGCGGTCGGCCAGCTCTTCGCGCTCGTCGTCCACGGCCAGCTGATCCTGGAGCAGGCCCGGCTGACCGGCCTGGACGAGGCGCTGCTGGACGAGCTGTTCGCCGTACTCGTCCGCGACTTCTCCGCGCACGCCGTCGAACTGCACGGCAAGGACTCCGCCACCGAGGCCCAGCAGAACTGGGCGCTGGCCGCGGTCCGCCGCCCCGTCGTCGACGCGGCCCGCTCGGCGCGGATCTGGGAGCAGGTCGAGGCGCTGTCGGGGGCGTACGAGATGGGGCAGTAG
- a CDS encoding GAF and ANTAR domain-containing protein has product MIMTDRPVAEAPDTTALLLETTSLDDFLRALARSALALVQEADGCGITLERLGRPVTVSSVGAAATKLDEAQYGQDDGPCLQAMRTGREVSVPDTLRESRWADYPAYAAVCGARSSLSLPIAPHSHTAGALNLYAPVPHAFDTADLTALRLLTAQATGAIALAQRIADTEEFAADLEAALRSRTVIDQAIGVVVGQQRCTPEKAFDVLRTASQHRNIKLRELCAELIASITGEVPPEGRIQPRA; this is encoded by the coding sequence ATGATCATGACTGACAGGCCCGTGGCCGAGGCGCCGGACACGACCGCGCTGCTCCTGGAGACCACGTCGCTGGACGACTTCCTGCGTGCCCTCGCCCGAAGCGCCCTCGCCCTGGTGCAGGAGGCCGACGGCTGCGGCATCACGCTGGAGAGGCTCGGGCGCCCCGTCACCGTCTCCAGCGTGGGGGCCGCCGCGACGAAGCTCGACGAGGCCCAGTACGGCCAGGACGACGGCCCGTGCCTCCAGGCGATGCGCACCGGCCGGGAGGTCAGCGTGCCCGACACCCTGCGGGAGAGCCGCTGGGCCGACTACCCCGCCTACGCCGCGGTCTGCGGTGCCCGCTCCTCCCTGTCCCTGCCGATCGCACCGCACAGCCACACGGCCGGCGCCCTCAACCTGTACGCACCCGTCCCGCACGCCTTCGACACGGCCGATCTGACCGCGCTGAGGCTGCTCACCGCCCAGGCCACCGGGGCCATCGCGCTGGCCCAGCGCATCGCGGACACCGAGGAGTTCGCCGCGGACCTGGAGGCCGCCCTGCGCTCGCGCACCGTCATCGACCAGGCGATCGGCGTCGTGGTCGGCCAGCAGCGCTGCACCCCGGAGAAGGCGTTCGACGTCCTGCGTACCGCATCGCAGCACCGCAACATCAAACTGCGCGAGCTCTGCGCCGAGTTGATCGCGAGCATCACGGGTGAGGTCCCGCCGGAGGGCCGCATCCAGCCCCGGGCCTGA
- a CDS encoding STAS domain-containing protein: MFLLSYHLDAAHLVVELADVVDLDNEAAIEREILRLLPCCGPRAIVVDLRTPLLTPRGLGLLLRVRDQAEERGVSMAVVAGHDKAREVLGAAGLHRVLRVAATLPGAELRSRGCRPGPETVRTAKSGRRRGAPSAAGAPTRPVGPHADTSRPRFPGER, encoded by the coding sequence ATGTTCCTGCTCAGCTATCACCTCGACGCCGCGCACCTGGTCGTGGAGCTCGCCGACGTGGTCGACCTCGACAACGAGGCGGCGATCGAGCGCGAGATCCTCCGCCTGCTGCCGTGCTGCGGACCCCGGGCGATCGTCGTGGACCTCCGCACGCCCCTGCTCACCCCCCGGGGTCTGGGGCTCCTTCTGCGGGTGCGGGACCAGGCCGAGGAGCGCGGTGTCTCGATGGCGGTGGTGGCCGGCCACGACAAGGCCCGCGAGGTCCTGGGCGCCGCCGGGCTCCACCGCGTGCTGCGGGTCGCCGCCACCCTCCCGGGCGCGGAGCTGCGCAGCCGGGGATGCCGCCCGGGGCCGGAGACGGTCCGCACCGCGAAGTCCGGCCGGCGCCGAGGTGCGCCGTCCGCCGCCGGGGCTCCGACGCGGCCGGTCGGCCCGCACGCCGACACCAGCCGCCCCCGGTTCCCGGGGGAGCGCTGA
- a CDS encoding SigB/SigF/SigG family RNA polymerase sigma factor, whose protein sequence is MPAAAPAPDRPGDAASPDHAFRRLRALPPGPERDALREETICSWLPMAHRIASRFRNRGEAMDDLRQVAAMGLVKAVDRYEPERGNAFETYAVPTVTGELKRHFRDHTWDVHVPRRVQDLRNRVRVARHELTPGSGGGFPTCAEIAAATGLGEEDVLLGLEALESYSALSLDAAPAGAEGGSPLADRLGSCDRALDTAVDREAVKPGLRELPERERTILYLRYFQDMTQIRIAERLGISQMHVSRLLSRSCARVREDVLQETA, encoded by the coding sequence ATGCCGGCAGCAGCCCCCGCCCCCGACCGTCCAGGCGACGCCGCCTCGCCCGACCATGCCTTCCGGCGGCTGCGGGCTCTCCCCCCGGGGCCGGAGCGGGACGCGCTGCGCGAGGAGACGATCTGCTCCTGGCTTCCGATGGCCCACCGGATCGCCTCCCGGTTCCGCAACCGCGGTGAGGCCATGGACGATCTGCGGCAGGTCGCCGCGATGGGGCTCGTCAAGGCGGTCGACCGCTATGAACCGGAGCGCGGCAATGCCTTCGAGACCTATGCCGTCCCCACCGTCACCGGGGAACTGAAGCGGCACTTCCGGGACCACACCTGGGACGTCCATGTGCCGCGCCGCGTCCAGGACCTCCGCAACCGGGTGCGGGTGGCCCGGCACGAGCTGACGCCGGGCAGTGGGGGCGGGTTCCCGACCTGCGCCGAGATCGCCGCCGCCACCGGGCTCGGTGAGGAGGACGTGCTGCTCGGCCTGGAGGCCCTGGAGAGCTACAGCGCCCTCTCCCTGGACGCCGCGCCCGCGGGTGCGGAGGGCGGTTCCCCCCTGGCCGACCGGCTGGGGTCCTGCGACAGGGCCCTCGACACCGCCGTCGACCGCGAGGCCGTCAAGCCGGGGCTGCGGGAGCTTCCCGAGCGGGAGCGGACCATCCTGTACCTCCGCTACTTCCAGGACATGACCCAGATACGGATCGCCGAACGCCTCGGCATCTCGCAGATGCACGTGTCGCGCCTGCTCAGCCGGTCCTGCGCGCGGGTGCGCGAGGACGTGCTCCAGGAAACCGCCTGA
- a CDS encoding CDGSH iron-sulfur domain-containing protein yields the protein MVVNREGPILVEGPVEVVADDGTTTRSDRFVVAICACRRSRAYPWCDTSHRRRKPAAPADSHGDGRQPAEADGRHPEDAEEEPLP from the coding sequence GTGGTGGTGAACCGGGAAGGCCCGATCCTGGTGGAAGGCCCCGTCGAGGTCGTCGCCGACGACGGCACGACGACCCGGTCCGACCGCTTCGTCGTCGCGATCTGCGCCTGCCGCCGCAGCCGCGCCTACCCCTGGTGCGACACCAGCCACCGCCGCCGGAAGCCGGCCGCTCCGGCGGACAGCCACGGGGACGGCCGACAGCCCGCGGAGGCGGACGGCCGACACCCCGAGGACGCCGAGGAGGAGCCCCTACCGTGA